One Mycolicibacterium pulveris genomic region harbors:
- a CDS encoding RNA polymerase sigma factor: MSAESDGDAPPRALLALYDEALPVVYGYFVRRCGERGTAEDLTSETFLAAMDAARKSAPPPISVPWLLGVARHKLADHYRRRHDRFSVPVAELPEPLDAPDDWDAELDRIVAESVLAKLPEQHRTVLALRYMDDCSVPECAELIGRTVHATEALLVRARRAFRAHYPRPEGGKS, encoded by the coding sequence GTGAGCGCCGAATCGGATGGCGACGCCCCTCCACGGGCTCTGTTGGCGCTGTACGACGAAGCACTGCCGGTCGTGTACGGCTACTTCGTTCGGCGCTGCGGGGAGCGGGGCACCGCCGAGGACCTGACGTCGGAGACCTTTCTGGCGGCGATGGACGCCGCCCGTAAGAGCGCTCCGCCGCCGATCAGCGTGCCGTGGCTGCTCGGGGTGGCCCGCCACAAACTGGCCGACCACTACCGCCGCCGTCACGACCGGTTTTCGGTTCCCGTCGCCGAGCTGCCCGAACCGCTCGACGCACCCGACGACTGGGACGCCGAGCTGGACCGCATCGTCGCCGAGAGCGTGCTCGCGAAGCTGCCCGAACAGCATCGCACCGTGCTGGCCCTGCGCTACATGGACGACTGTTCGGTGCCCGAGTGTGCCGAGCTGATCGGCCGCACCGTGCATGCCACCGAGGCGCTGTTGGTGCGGGCCCGCCGCGCCTTCAGAGCGCACTATCCGCGGCCGGAAGGAGGGAAGTCGTGA
- a CDS encoding VOC family protein, whose protein sequence is MNNSHDPLSVLRGDDLPVQPDPAFAARLRARLEAAVSLPHRTQGVVMSGTDTAIAELAEPTTASATVPRSAALPYLAVSNAREAIAWYVEALGATLVGEPIVMDDGRIGHAELALAGGVFYLADEYPEIGMKSPAPQAVSVMLMLAVPDADAAVERARAHGATVQQEVREAHGTRSAAIVDPFGHRWTLSGPLTGAATPIQHGDVGYVSLWTPDADRAAAFYGHVLGWTYNPATRQVTNTDQPIGLFSVSGTPTLFCCYAVTDLAGARQSILDGGGSVGEVREFDFGTVLDATDPAGAAFAVFEPVPGTPRPKLNGAGPGELSYITYEVVDSAAFKAFYSRILFWSFEPGRVDDGWGIQYTHPMAGVAGGSSRSVTVPMWTVEDVDAAVARVVEAGGTVVEPPSQQSYGKSALCTDDQGTRFYLGQF, encoded by the coding sequence GTGAACAACAGCCACGACCCGTTGTCCGTGCTGCGCGGTGACGACCTTCCGGTCCAACCGGATCCGGCGTTCGCGGCCCGGTTGCGCGCACGACTCGAAGCAGCTGTGTCCCTTCCCCATCGAACTCAAGGAGTTGTCATGAGTGGCACCGACACCGCCATCGCCGAACTGGCCGAACCCACGACCGCCTCGGCCACCGTGCCACGGTCCGCGGCGCTGCCGTATCTCGCGGTGTCGAATGCGCGCGAGGCCATCGCCTGGTACGTCGAGGCGCTGGGAGCCACGCTGGTCGGCGAGCCGATCGTGATGGACGACGGCCGCATCGGCCATGCGGAGCTGGCGCTGGCGGGCGGGGTGTTCTATCTCGCCGACGAGTACCCCGAGATCGGCATGAAATCTCCTGCCCCGCAGGCTGTCTCCGTGATGCTGATGCTGGCCGTCCCGGATGCCGACGCGGCCGTCGAACGCGCCCGTGCCCACGGCGCGACGGTGCAGCAGGAGGTCCGGGAGGCCCACGGCACACGCAGCGCGGCCATCGTCGACCCGTTCGGGCACCGCTGGACGCTCAGCGGCCCGCTGACCGGCGCGGCGACCCCGATCCAACACGGCGACGTCGGCTACGTCTCGCTGTGGACGCCCGACGCCGACCGGGCGGCGGCGTTCTACGGCCACGTCCTGGGCTGGACGTATAACCCCGCCACCCGCCAGGTCACCAACACCGACCAGCCGATCGGGCTCTTCTCGGTGTCGGGCACGCCGACGCTGTTCTGCTGCTACGCGGTCACCGACCTGGCCGGGGCCCGGCAGTCGATCCTCGACGGCGGCGGCAGCGTCGGCGAGGTGCGCGAGTTCGACTTCGGCACCGTGCTGGATGCGACCGACCCGGCGGGCGCGGCGTTCGCGGTGTTCGAGCCGGTCCCCGGCACACCGCGACCGAAGCTCAACGGGGCTGGGCCGGGCGAACTTTCATACATCACGTATGAGGTGGTCGACTCGGCGGCATTCAAGGCGTTCTACAGCCGGATCCTGTTCTGGTCGTTCGAGCCCGGCCGGGTGGACGACGGCTGGGGAATCCAGTACACCCATCCGATGGCCGGTGTCGCCGGCGGCAGCAGCCGATCGGTGACCGTCCCGATGTGGACCGTCGAGGACGTCGACGCCGCGGTCGCCCGGGTGGTCGAGGCAGGCGGCACGGTGGTCGAGCCGCCGTCGCAGCAGTCCTACGGCAAGTCGGCGCTGTGCACCGACGACCAGGGCACCCGCTTCTACCTCGGCCAGTTCTAG
- a CDS encoding NAD(P)/FAD-dependent oxidoreductase, translated as MTTARGIVIVGGGLAAARTAEQLRRSEYTGPVTIVSDEDHLPYDRPPLSKEVLRAETDDVTLKPAEFYEENDITVLLSNGARSVDTDAKTLTLADGTELGYDELIIATGLVPKRIPSFPDLAGIHVLRNFDESLALRKEAASAQRAVVVGAGFIGCEVAASLRKLGVAVSLVEPQPTPLASVLGEQIGELVARLHRAEGVDVYCGVGVTEVSGTDRVEKVVLSDGTELSADLVVVGIGSHPATDWLEGSGIELDNGVVCDAAGRTSAANVWAIGDVASWRNTVGHQVRVEHWSNVADQARVLVPALLGQEVPAVTTVPYFWSDQYDVKIQCLGEPEATDTVHIVADDGRKFLAFYERDGVVAGVVGGGMPGKVMKTRSKIAAGAPIADVL; from the coding sequence ATGACCACTGCTAGGGGCATCGTCATCGTCGGTGGCGGGCTGGCGGCCGCCCGCACGGCCGAACAACTGCGCCGTTCGGAGTACACCGGCCCGGTGACCATCGTCAGCGACGAGGACCACCTGCCCTATGACCGTCCGCCGCTGTCCAAGGAAGTTCTGCGCGCCGAGACCGACGACGTCACGCTCAAGCCCGCGGAGTTCTACGAGGAGAACGACATCACCGTGCTCCTCTCCAACGGGGCCCGCTCGGTGGACACCGACGCCAAGACGCTGACACTGGCCGACGGCACCGAGCTGGGCTACGACGAGCTGATCATCGCCACCGGCCTGGTGCCCAAACGGATTCCGTCGTTCCCGGATCTGGCGGGCATCCACGTACTGCGTAACTTCGACGAAAGCCTGGCGCTGCGCAAGGAGGCCGCTTCGGCGCAGCGCGCGGTTGTCGTCGGCGCCGGCTTCATCGGCTGCGAGGTCGCGGCCAGCCTGCGCAAGCTGGGCGTGGCGGTCTCGTTGGTCGAACCGCAGCCCACGCCGCTGGCGTCGGTGCTCGGTGAGCAGATCGGCGAGCTCGTCGCCCGGCTGCACCGCGCCGAGGGCGTCGACGTGTACTGCGGCGTGGGGGTCACCGAGGTCAGCGGGACCGACCGCGTCGAGAAGGTGGTGCTGAGCGACGGCACCGAACTCAGCGCCGACCTCGTCGTCGTCGGGATCGGTTCACATCCGGCCACCGACTGGCTGGAGGGCTCCGGCATCGAGCTGGACAACGGCGTCGTCTGCGACGCGGCCGGCCGGACCAGCGCGGCCAACGTGTGGGCGATCGGCGACGTCGCATCCTGGCGCAACACCGTCGGACACCAAGTGCGCGTTGAACACTGGAGCAACGTCGCCGACCAGGCCCGGGTCCTGGTGCCCGCGCTGCTCGGGCAGGAGGTGCCCGCGGTGACTACCGTGCCGTACTTCTGGAGCGACCAGTACGACGTCAAGATCCAGTGCCTCGGCGAACCCGAAGCCACCGACACCGTGCACATCGTCGCGGACGACGGACGCAAGTTCCTGGCGTTCTACGAGCGCGACGGCGTGGTCGCCGGCGTGGTCGGCGGCGGCATGCCGGGCAAGGTGATGAAGACCCGCAGCAAGATCGCCGCGGGCGCCCCCATCGCCGACGTCCTCTAG
- a CDS encoding mycofactocin-coupled SDR family oxidoreductase translates to MTASDGPLTGRVAFITGAARGQGRAHAIRLANDGADIIAIDICGPISETITYPLASPEELAETVRAVEATGRKVLARQVDVRDLAALQQVVADGVEQFGRLDIVVANAGVLSWGRIWEMSEEQWNTVIDVNLNGTWRTLRAAVPAMIEAGNGGSIIIVSSSAGLKATPGNAHYAASKHGLTALTNSLALEAGEFGIRVNSIHPYSIDTPMVEKDAMMALFAKHPSFIHSFAPMPYQPVNHQGKKGLQEFLTAEEVSNVVAWLAGDASATISGSQIAVDRGTMKY, encoded by the coding sequence GTGACGGCATCTGACGGTCCCCTGACCGGGCGAGTGGCATTCATCACGGGAGCCGCCCGCGGTCAGGGCCGCGCGCATGCGATCCGGCTGGCCAACGACGGCGCCGACATCATCGCGATCGATATCTGCGGCCCGATCTCCGAGACCATCACCTATCCGCTGGCCAGCCCGGAGGAACTGGCCGAGACGGTGCGGGCGGTGGAGGCCACCGGCCGCAAGGTGCTGGCCCGCCAGGTCGACGTTCGCGACCTGGCCGCACTGCAACAGGTGGTCGCCGACGGCGTCGAGCAGTTCGGCCGGCTCGACATCGTGGTGGCCAACGCCGGGGTGCTGAGCTGGGGCCGGATCTGGGAGATGTCCGAAGAGCAGTGGAACACCGTCATCGACGTCAACCTCAACGGCACCTGGCGCACCCTGCGTGCCGCGGTGCCCGCGATGATCGAGGCGGGAAACGGCGGCTCGATCATCATCGTCAGCTCCTCGGCCGGGCTGAAGGCCACCCCGGGCAACGCCCACTATGCGGCGTCCAAGCACGGTCTGACCGCGCTGACGAACTCACTTGCGTTGGAGGCGGGTGAATTCGGCATCCGGGTCAACTCCATTCACCCGTATTCGATCGACACCCCGATGGTGGAAAAGGACGCGATGATGGCGCTGTTCGCCAAGCACCCGTCGTTCATCCACAGCTTCGCGCCGATGCCGTACCAGCCGGTCAACCACCAGGGCAAGAAGGGGCTGCAGGAATTTCTGACGGCCGAGGAGGTTTCGAACGTGGTGGCGTGGCTGGCCGGCGACGCGTCGGCGACGATCTCGGGCAGCCAGATCGCCGTCGACCGCGGCACGATGAAGTACTGA